One genomic window of Micromonospora sp. WMMD1128 includes the following:
- a CDS encoding HAMP domain-containing sensor histidine kinase: MNAVHDAKGWVRSVPLRLKLVTAVLALVAGALLVISVSTAYFLHNYLVGRIDGELNDQLDRGVTVSQKNSTTLPTDYMVALWSSSAQRGAALRDETLQDQDLPAGIEDQSWYDRHANGGAFTEEGADKRVRWRLMVRQDSGDSYRVIGQNLTDVDLSVRQLLWIDLLVGGAVLIILASVGAGIVRTSLKPLVEIERTAAAIAGGDLTRRVPDPEEGRPCPTSELGRLSRALNAMLAQIEAAFTARAASEAAARSAEVGARDAAAYAQASEARARRSEERMRQFIADASHELRTPLTTIRGFAELFRQGAARAPEQTADLLRRIEDEASRMGLLVEDLLLLARMDRERPIALAPVELPVLASDAVEAARVVDPDRRIELEREPGAGPLVVLGDDARLRQVIGNLMTNALTHTPPDAAVTLRLRAEPGNLAVVEVADNGPGLTPEQAERVFERFYRVDAARTRRAGGPISTGLGLAIVAALVAAHHGTVEVAETPGGGATFRVKLPLLPEAPEPGE; the protein is encoded by the coding sequence GTGAACGCCGTCCACGACGCGAAGGGCTGGGTGCGCAGCGTTCCGCTCCGGTTGAAGCTGGTCACCGCAGTCCTGGCCCTGGTGGCCGGCGCCCTGCTCGTGATCAGCGTCTCCACCGCCTACTTCCTGCACAACTACCTGGTCGGCCGGATCGACGGCGAGTTGAACGACCAGCTCGACCGCGGTGTGACGGTCAGCCAGAAAAACTCGACCACGCTGCCGACCGACTACATGGTGGCGCTGTGGAGCAGCTCCGCCCAGCGTGGCGCCGCGCTCCGCGACGAGACGCTGCAGGACCAGGACCTGCCGGCCGGCATCGAGGACCAGTCCTGGTACGACAGGCACGCCAACGGCGGGGCGTTCACCGAGGAGGGCGCCGACAAGCGGGTCCGCTGGCGGCTGATGGTCCGGCAGGACAGCGGGGACTCGTACCGGGTGATCGGGCAGAACCTTACCGATGTCGATCTCTCTGTGCGGCAGTTGCTCTGGATCGACCTCCTGGTGGGCGGGGCGGTGCTGATCATCCTGGCGTCGGTCGGCGCGGGCATCGTGCGTACCAGTCTGAAGCCGCTGGTGGAGATCGAGCGGACCGCGGCGGCCATTGCCGGCGGTGACCTGACCCGGCGGGTGCCCGACCCGGAGGAGGGGCGGCCGTGCCCCACCTCGGAGCTGGGCCGGCTCTCCCGGGCGCTGAACGCGATGCTGGCGCAGATCGAGGCCGCGTTCACCGCCCGGGCCGCCTCGGAGGCGGCGGCGCGCAGCGCCGAGGTGGGCGCCCGGGACGCCGCCGCGTACGCGCAGGCGTCCGAGGCGCGGGCCCGCCGGTCCGAGGAGCGGATGCGGCAGTTCATCGCGGACGCCTCGCACGAGCTGCGGACGCCGCTGACCACCATCCGGGGCTTCGCCGAGCTGTTCCGGCAGGGCGCGGCGCGGGCCCCGGAGCAGACTGCCGACCTGCTGCGCCGCATCGAGGACGAGGCGTCCCGGATGGGGCTGCTGGTCGAGGACCTGCTGCTGCTGGCGCGGATGGACCGGGAACGGCCGATCGCGTTGGCCCCGGTGGAGTTGCCGGTGCTGGCCTCGGACGCGGTGGAGGCGGCCCGGGTGGTCGACCCGGACCGGCGGATCGAGCTGGAACGGGAGCCGGGCGCCGGTCCGCTCGTGGTGCTCGGTGACGACGCCCGACTGCGGCAGGTGATCGGCAACCTGATGACGAACGCGCTCACCCACACCCCGCCGGACGCCGCGGTGACGCTGCGGTTGCGGGCGGAGCCGGGGAACCTCGCCGTGGTGGAGGTGGCGGACAACGGTCCCGGCCTCACCCCGGAGCAGGCCGAGCGGGTCTTCGAGCGGTTCTACCGGGTGGACGCGGCGCGGACCCGCCGGGCCGGCGGACCGATCAGCACCGGGCTCGGCCTGGCCATCGTCGCCGCGCTCGTCGCGGCGCACCACGGCACGGTGGAGGTGGCCGAGACGCCGGGTGGCGGGGCGACGTTCCGGGTGAAGCTGCCGCTGCTGCCCGAGGCGCCCGAGCCGGGCGAGTGA